The stretch of DNA GGAGCAAGTAATGAGTCCTGTGATCGTCCGCGTCAGCCGTCGATTCGATGCCGCGCCCGAACGTGTCTTCGATGCCTGGCTCGACCCGGCCACCGCCGGACGCTGGCTATTCGCGACCGCCGACGGGCAGATGCAACGGGTGCAGATCGAGGCGCGCCTGGGTGGTCGCTATGCCATCGTCGAGCGACGCCCCAATGGCGATGCCGAGCACTTCGGGCGCTATCTGGAGATCGACCGGCCGCACCGCCTGGTGTTCACGCTGGCGATGGAGGAAGACGCCGACCAG from Lysobacter arenosi encodes:
- a CDS encoding SRPBCC family protein; its protein translation is MSPVIVRVSRRFDAAPERVFDAWLDPATAGRWLFATADGQMQRVQIEARLGGRYAIVERRPNGDAEHFGRYLEIDRPHRLVFTLAMEEDADQGDRITVEIVPDGDGSLLTLTHEMAAEHAEYAKPAESGWTMVLAALDRHLA